The window CGTTCTGCCCGGCCGTCTGCGCTTGCGCCGGCATCAGGAAGAAGCTCTGCGGGGCGAGCATCACCGTCACCAGAATGTACGATATCGCTCGGCTCACCGTGTTCCGACGTAGCTGCTGCATTGGGGCTGCTCTCCCTCCGACAGATCTCGTGCGCCTAGGCGCTGGCTGTGCGGCTGCACGGCCGCAGTATAGCACAGACTCTTGCGGGGCCGCAAAGCTCTGACGCCCGCCGAGTCCAAAGGTCCCGAAGCTACCGGCTCTGTATGCTCAAGGGCAAGACTGCCCGGCACTCCTGCCCGCTCTCGGTGCGGGCGGTCACCGTCACCAGATACCGCCCGGACGGCACGCGCAGGCCCCGCTTGTCCCGGCCATCCCACAGCAGCGTGTTGACCCCGGCGGTCTGCGCTGCCGCAGTCGTGATCTGCCGGATCTGGCGCCCCGCGATGTTCGTGATGTTCGCCTCCACGCTGGCCGGGCGCGACAGCGTGTAGCTGATCGCTACGCCGGCCGACGTCTGAGCCGCGACCTGCGGGCTGATCGTCAGTTGCCCCACTCCGGCGGCCGACACCGTCAGGGTCAGCTTCCGCGGCTGGTTCGAGGCCTCAAACACGAAGCCCGTGCTCGTCCGCATGTACACCCGACGCCCCGTCAGCGTATCGGTCAGCACGGGTCGCACCGTGTTCGGCAGGGACGACAAGTCATCCCAGGTCAGGGCCACGCGCGCGCCCACCTGATTGGTGTACACCGTCAGGTCCCAGGTCGAGGAGATGCCGGACGGACGCACGTCCACTGCATAGTCACCGGGGTTCTTCGTCCAGTCCCGGTTGTCAATGGCCGTGTACACGTACGGTCCCATTGTCGGTGCCGGCGGCTTGAACTCGTCGAGAGCGAAGTCACAGCCGTCAGTCGCCCCGCTCGCCCACCCGAGATAGGTGGCCGTGTCCTGCATCTCGCCCACCTTGGTCTTCAGGCGCAGCAGCCACCCGCTGGACACCTCGGGCGTCGTCTGCGCGACCTTGGTCCCGGCCGCGAGGGCTCCCGACGACTCGCTGAGGATCAGCGAGCACGGCGCGTTCGTCTTCAGCCAGTAGCCCGTGTACGGTGACAGCACGCCGACCGTCTGGTAGCCGCCCAGCACATACACATACAGCGAGGACCCGACGATACCCTCGGACAGGGCCTGCTGCAGCGTGTAGGTCGTCCCGCCTTCCTTGACCTTCGCTGTGTAGATGTCAATCTGCTTCTGGTACGGGCAGCCGATGAGGTTCCAACCCGAGTCCAGCGGGAGAGTTACCGGATCTTCCGCCGCCAGCCCCTCCTGCGACAACTCCGCCTTGGCGCTCAGGTTCATCCAGTAGCCCGTGCCGATGCGGAAGTGGTCGGCCGGAGCCTCCGGGTACATCGCGTAGCTCTGCAGTCCGGTCTGCCACGTCGCCATCTTCCACGTGCTGCTCGTGAGGCCCAGCAGGTCCTGCGGGTCCTCGCCGCTGTAGTCCCACGGGAACGACACGAGCTGCAGGCCCGTCGGGAACGTGTGCAGGCTGTCCATGGCGAAGTTGACGCCCGTTGCCGTCACGCCGCTCTCGATCTGCACCGTGCGTGAAGCCGGCGTCGGGGTGAACCCGCTGGCCTCGGCCGTAACCGTGACCGTTCCGGTGTCCACGTCGGCGATCTCGTAGTTGTACTGGACACCGCTGATGGTCTTCACGACGCTGCCACTGGTGGTTGTGGACGCGATCTCCTCTTCGCCGAAGAACACGTGGATGGTCACACCGCTGACGAACGACCCGCTGCCGGAGGTGACGACCCGCCCGACGATGCTCCCGCCCGGCTGCGGCTGCAGCGCGAAGGCCAACGTCTCGGTGGCCGCCGGCGCGATCGTGACGGTCTGCGACGCCGAAGCCTGGTAGCCGGACGCCGAGGCCGTGACCGTGTAGGTGCCCGGCGCCAGGTCCTGGCTGGCGAACCCGGCGTCGTCGGTGTAGATCGTCGTGGTCTCGCTGGCCGCGCTCACAATCGCCACGGCGGCATTGCGGATCTTGTCCGTGGTCTCGGCGTCGGTGACAGTCACTTCGAGCTTGCCATCGGCGGCATCGAGCTGGAAATCAGCCGTCGTCGTATCACCCGCGTTGACCGTGACATCCTGGCTCTTCTTGCCATACAGAATGGCCGTGCCATCGGCAGTGACAACGTAGTTGCCCTCGGGTATCGAGCCCAGCGTGTAGCTGCCATCCGCACCGGTCTTGACCGAAGACGGCAGCGTCGGCACGGTCCCGGTGTAGTCATCCGGCACGGCGATGGCCACCGTGACACCGGCGAGCGGGTCGCCGGTGGCGGCCGAAGTCACCTTCCCGGTGACAGCCCCCGGCTGCGCGCGCTTGGTGGTGAAGTCCACGGTCCTGGGAATCTGGCCACCGTGGACGTACTGTGCGTCATGGTGGTCAATCTCATACCCCGGTCGCGTGGCCTCCAGCACATAGTGCCCCGGCGCCAGGCCCTGCATGATGTACGTGCCATCCGTCTGGCAGCGCACTGCGTATACGACCTCGCCGTTGTCCAGCGCCGACACGATCGGCGCCGGGTCGTTGATGGGCTGCCCGCCATCGCTGATGGACAGAACCTTCCCCTGGAAGCCGCCCGTCCGCGCCCAGCACAGCGCGTTGTGCATCAGGTGGCTGCGCGCGTTGCGGCAGTGCGCGCCCGTGACTTGCGAGCTGGTGTGGTACCCCCGGTTGAACTGCTCGAACCCCGCCGAGAGGTACACCACCGTACCGCCATTGATGCTCGCGTCGGCATACCGTACGCCTACCGTGAGGCCGTTGAAGTTGCTGGTGTTGTTGCCCGCCGTGGCGCCATATATCTTGATCGAGCCATTCGCCTCGATGGCATCGGGCCGCATGGACCAGTCCGAGCAGTCGTGGAAGTCCGACTGCGGCGTCCCCGACGGCGGCGGCATGAAGTTCCAGGAACTGTTGATGGGTATGGGGTCATCGCAGGAGGCGAGCCAGTTACCCAGCTCCTCCAGGTCGCCGGCATGGCCCCCGGCGGCGCCCCAGGCGTCCTGGGCCACCACGTCATTGGCGAGGCCGGTCAGCCCGAACCCCAGTGAGGTGTTCTGAATGCGCCACGTCTTCCCCAGGAAGTTCAGCCACAGGCTGACGTTGCCGCTGATGTTGTCCGAGACGAAGTTGGCCCGGAGCGTGTTGGCCAGGAAGGTGTTGGTGCGTGTGCCGTTCATCGTGAGCGCCCACGCCAGGTCCTCGCCGCAGATAAACAGACGCCCCCCGCGTTGCACGAACGAGGCCACGGCCGCCTGCGTTGAGGCGTCCATGATGCCCCCGTCAGCGATCCAGACGTCGCCGGTGTGCGGGGTGGCCCACACGACGGCGCGGTCCGCCACCGGCACGGCGCGATCCGCCGTCACGCCCAGGCTGCCCTCTTCGTCGAGCTTGGCGGGGTCGAGTTGGTACTCGATCGTCGGCAGGTAGTACTGGTAGACGCTCGCGGGCACCGCCCCCCGGCACAGGATGCGCCAGGTGTCATATTCACAGTTGGCGTAGCAGTCACTGATGGTGTCGTAGTCAATCATGCCCGCCATCGTCGGGTACGTGCTGGGGTTGTACGTGTAGTAGCTCTCTACCGGGTACGCGGCGCAGTAGTCGTTGTTCCAGCCCAACAGGGCCAGGAAGCTCTGCCCCTCGCAGTAGTCGTCCACGAACAGGATGTTATGCGTGGGCGAGAACATGTGCGTTGAGAAGCCGTAGACATCGTCGTAGGTCAGCGAGTTGCCGGAGTCATCCGTCACCATGATGTCAATGATGTAGTCTTTGCCACCCGCGACCGCCTCGGTCGTCCACGTGCCCTCGAACGTTCCGTCCCCGTTGTCGTCAAACAACTCGCACTGCCCCACCCGCGTGCAGTCGGTCTCCAGCCAGCGCTCGCCGTCGTTGTAGTTGACGTCGAAGGACTCGTCCGACGTGACCAGGTATTCCTTCTGGTCCGGGTCCTTGATGTACGCCATGACCTGCTGGATGTTGCTGGCCTTGTCGTAGACCGGCACGGAGATGGTCACATCATCGCCGGCCGCCGCCAGACGGTTCACTACCGTCGGCAGCGCGGTCAGCAGCGGCGGAACCTGATCGTCCTGCTGCATCGCCCAGATGTCCGATGAGCCAGCCCGCGTGGAGGTGAAGCAGATGCGCATCGGCGTGGAGTCGATCTCCAGCGTCCACGTCGGATCGGTGTCGTCTGCGGTATCTTGATTGCCCGGCGCGGTGTTGGAGACGAGCGTCGTGGCGGCCCCGTTGGCTTCGCCCGCCTGGCCCATCGTCCAGATGTTGAAGTCCGGGGTAGTGTCGTTCCCGTCAACCGGGCGGTCGGAGGCGAAGGCGATCTCCGTGCTGTTCTGGCGCCACGCTGGTTGCTTGTCGTTGACCGTCGCCTGCTCATCGCCATCGCTGAGCTGCTCGACGTCGGCGGCGTCAGGCGTGACGCTGTAGATGCGGCTGATGCCCGCGTTCTCACGCGTGAAGGCGATGACCTTGCCGTCCGTAGACCAGGCCGGATCGCTGTCGTTGGTTGCTCCGGGAGTGAGTTGCACCGGGTCGGCGGCGCCGGTGGAGATGATCTTGTAGATGTCCCAGTTCCCGTTCACATCGCTCTGGAACGCGATGTAGTTGCTGTCGGGAGACCAGGTGGGGTGGCGCTTGTTGCCTGCGCCAGTGGTGATCTGGGTGACGATCGTGGGATCGGCGACTTCCAGCGTGAAGATCTGCCAGACGCCGCTGACCTTGCTGGCAAAGCAGATCAGGCGGCCACCGGGATCATAGACCGGGTCCACCTGGTCGCCGGCTATGTCCCTGATCTTGTACTGCTCGCTACCATCTGAACGCATGATCCAGATGTCGTAGTCGGGGTCGGTGGGCAGAGTCGCGTCAATCTGGCCGTTGGCGTCCGCGTCCTCCCCGTTGCTGCAGAAGACAATCCGGTTCTGCGTCGAGCCGGGAGAAGCGTTCGGGTACGCCTCGGTCGTGCCGGTGGCGCTGGGGGTGAGGTTGTCGTCCGGGTCAGGCCCCGAGGCCTGCCGGGTCGTCACCGTCTCCCGCATCATGATCGGGGGGGTGGGGAGCGTATGGCCGAAGACAGGGCGGGCCGCCGGATCGCTGGTTACCAGGCTCAGCCCGTTGACAGGCAGCAACGGTCCCACCGCGCGCTCTGAGCGCTTGGCGTACAAGGCCCCGGCGGACAGGAGGCAGAGGATGATGAGGGCGGAGAGCAGGATAGGGACCGGGGACCGAAGCTGGCCCTTCCTCAAGCGAATCACTCCCTTGGCGGGTGCTGTGAAGAAGTGTTGCTGACGCCTACCGGGCACAGCGGCTGCCTTGCGCGCAGGTGGGCACCAAGGCGATGGCGTGTTCGCTCCCACGTCAGCTACCCGCGACGCGGCTCCGGAGATAAACACCCCTCCATGGGCACACTCGCGACCACTCGCACGGGACCTCTTCCGTCCCTGCGCCGCGAGCCGAGAGCGCCCCGCTGGACAACCGTTGGCATTATAACACCCGACTCCGTCTTTGACAAGCACGTCAACTGGCCCTCGCCTGGACGCCCAAGCCCGTCGCGCTCATGCCTTCGTGCACCATCGGGCAGCCTCGCCGACAGGTGTTCGTCAGGCCTTCCCGGGGCGCCAGACGCCAACACAGGTCCCCCCACGGTTCGCGGAGTCTGCGCTCTGTGTTCAAACAAGCTGGTTCCACAGATGTTCCACCTGCGCCCGCAATTCGTCGCGGTCCCCGCCGTTCTCAATCACATAGTCCGCCGTCGGGCTGTCCAGGCCCAGGCGGCGGTGCGCCGCCAGCCGCTTGCGGCCCCCCTCCTCACCCATGCCGTCCCGGGCCATCAGCCGCTGCAGCCGCGCCGTCTCGGGAGCTGTCACGAGCAGGACCCGGTCCACGAGCGGCCGGGCCCCCATCTCCTCCAGCACTGCCGACTCCACCACCGCCACCCGCACACCCTCGTCCCGCCACTGCTCCAGGCGGCGCCGCAGCGCCGCGGTCATCAGGGGGTGAACAATGCCATCCAGCCGACGCCGGGCCGCCTCATCACGGAATACCAGGTCGCCCAGCTTCCGTCGTTGCAGGTTCCCCGCGGCATCAAAGAACTCCTCGCCGAAGGCCTCCCGCACCTGCTCCAGGGCCGGCTGGCCGGTGGCCAGCACTTCCCGCGACAGTGCGTCAGCAGCCATGGTCCGCGCCCCGTGCTCCTCCAGGAGGCGCAAGACCTCGGTCTTCCCTGCCCCGATGGGCCCCACAATGCCGATCACAAGCATGTCTTCCCGCCCCTATGCGCCGACCGGGGCAGGCATTCCTGCCTGCCCCGGAGACATTCACCTACCGTCTGCGGGGGGCACGTGGCGCCTGCCCCGCGCCTGTCGCCTTACTGCTCGTCCGACGAGGTCTCCTCGCTCGCGGGCGTACCCGCCTCGGCCTCAGGTGCATCGGAGGGGATATCCAGGCCCTGCAGCAGGTCGCCGAAGCGGTCGCCCAGCGTGACCGGCGCCTGCTTCTGGCTCTTCATGTAGTCCCGGTACTCCTGGCGCTCCTTCTCCTGCTCGGCGGCCGACAGGGACAGCGTCATGCGCCGGGCCTCGACGCGGATGTCGTTGATGCGCAGGTCCACGGCCTGCCCGACCGACACGACGTCGTTGGGGTCGTTGATGCGGCGGCTGCTCATCTCGGAGATGGGAATGAACCCCTCGATGCCGGCCTCATCAAGCTGGGCGAAGGCGCCGGTGCGCACCACCCGCGTGATCCGTGCCTTGACCATCTGGCCGGGCCGCAGCTTCCGTGCCGCCTCTTTCCAGGGATCGGGCAGGATCTGCCGCCGTGACAGGGAGATCTTCTCTGTCTCGGGGTTGATCTCCAGCACCGTGACGGTGATCGTGTCGCCGACCTTGAGGACCTCGGAGGGGTCCTTGATGCGCGTCCAGGACATCTCCGACACGTGCAGCAGGCCGTCCACACCGCCCAGATCCACGAAAGCGCCGTACTTGGTGAGATTGCGGACCTTACCCTCGACGACGGCTCCCTCCTCCAGCTTGGCCAGAGTCTCTCCGCGGCGCTGCTCGCGCTCTTCCTCAACCACCTGGCGGTGGGAGAGGATGACCTTCTTGCTGCGCCGGTCGGCCTCCAGCACCTTCAGGCGCAGGGACCGCCCCACATAGCGCTCCAGGTTGCGCACGTCGCGCGTGCCCACCTGCGAAGCCGGGATGAAGCCCGGGACGCCCACATCCACCCGCAGGCCGCCCTTGACCCGGTCGGTGACCATGGCGTCTACCAGTTCGCCGCTCTCGGCGGCCTCTGCCAGGCGATTCCACGTGCGCGCGAAGTCCGCGCGACGCTTAGATACCTTAATGATGCCAGCTTCGTCATCAATGCGGACGATACACACGTCAATCTTGTCGTCCACCTGGGGCAGGTCCGCCTCGGAGGCGAACTCGCCCCGGGGAATGAGCCCCTCGAGCTTGGCGCCGATGTCCACGCTCACGCCCTCGTTGTTCAGACCGGCTACCAGGCCCGTGACGATGTCGCCGGGCTTGACTTCGGCCGGGCCGGCCTCGGCCAGCTCCGCCCAGTTCTCGACCCCGATTTCCTCTTCCGGCTCCAGGTCGCCAGCTTCCTCTTGCTTGTTCTCGTCGTCCGGCTGCTCGTTCTCGCTGCGGTCCTCGTTGTCGTCGGCAAACATTAGGATGAACTCCTCTCGGTCGCCACTCCGGCGGCCGATACAGGGTGTGAGCGCCCTCGCCAAACGAGAGCGCCAGGCCAGGTTCATAGGGGCGCCCTTGCGGCGCCCGCGCACAAGAAGGAGACCTGCCTGTTGGGCATGAGCATCATGCCCATGGGGCGCGGGCTACAGAGCCCGTGTCCGTACGTCCTGCGGGCCTGCCAGCCCGCGCGGGCGCGGTGAACCGCGTCCCTACTCCACATCCCGCCAGTTCTGTCCCCACGCCACCTCGACGGTCAGTGGCACATCCAGTGCCACGACCTGCTCCATCACCTCGCGCACCAACGCCGCCACCTGCGGCGCCTGCGTGCGCGGCGCCTCCAGTACCAACTCGTCATGCACCTGCAGA of the bacterium genome contains:
- the coaE gene encoding dephospho-CoA kinase (Dephospho-CoA kinase (CoaE) performs the final step in coenzyme A biosynthesis.) → MLVIGIVGPIGAGKTEVLRLLEEHGARTMAADALSREVLATGQPALEQVREAFGEEFFDAAGNLQRRKLGDLVFRDEAARRRLDGIVHPLMTAALRRRLEQWRDEGVRVAVVESAVLEEMGARPLVDRVLLVTAPETARLQRLMARDGMGEEGGRKRLAAHRRLGLDSPTADYVIENGGDRDELRAQVEHLWNQLV
- a CDS encoding carboxypeptidase regulatory-like domain-containing protein — encoded protein: MLPVNGLSLVTSDPAARPVFGHTLPTPPIMMRETVTTRQASGPDPDDNLTPSATGTTEAYPNASPGSTQNRIVFCSNGEDADANGQIDATLPTDPDYDIWIMRSDGSEQYKIRDIAGDQVDPVYDPGGRLICFASKVSGVWQIFTLEVADPTIVTQITTGAGNKRHPTWSPDSNYIAFQSDVNGNWDIYKIISTGAADPVQLTPGATNDSDPAWSTDGKVIAFTRENAGISRIYSVTPDAADVEQLSDGDEQATVNDKQPAWRQNSTEIAFASDRPVDGNDTTPDFNIWTMGQAGEANGAATTLVSNTAPGNQDTADDTDPTWTLEIDSTPMRICFTSTRAGSSDIWAMQQDDQVPPLLTALPTVVNRLAAAGDDVTISVPVYDKASNIQQVMAYIKDPDQKEYLVTSDESFDVNYNDGERWLETDCTRVGQCELFDDNGDGTFEGTWTTEAVAGGKDYIIDIMVTDDSGNSLTYDDVYGFSTHMFSPTHNILFVDDYCEGQSFLALLGWNNDYCAAYPVESYYTYNPSTYPTMAGMIDYDTISDCYANCEYDTWRILCRGAVPASVYQYYLPTIEYQLDPAKLDEEGSLGVTADRAVPVADRAVVWATPHTGDVWIADGGIMDASTQAAVASFVQRGGRLFICGEDLAWALTMNGTRTNTFLANTLRANFVSDNISGNVSLWLNFLGKTWRIQNTSLGFGLTGLANDVVAQDAWGAAGGHAGDLEELGNWLASCDDPIPINSSWNFMPPPSGTPQSDFHDCSDWSMRPDAIEANGSIKIYGATAGNNTSNFNGLTVGVRYADASINGGTVVYLSAGFEQFNRGYHTSSQVTGAHCRNARSHLMHNALCWARTGGFQGKVLSISDGGQPINDPAPIVSALDNGEVVYAVRCQTDGTYIMQGLAPGHYVLEATRPGYEIDHHDAQYVHGGQIPRTVDFTTKRAQPGAVTGKVTSAATGDPLAGVTVAIAVPDDYTGTVPTLPSSVKTGADGSYTLGSIPEGNYVVTADGTAILYGKKSQDVTVNAGDTTTADFQLDAADGKLEVTVTDAETTDKIRNAAVAIVSAASETTTIYTDDAGFASQDLAPGTYTVTASASGYQASASQTVTIAPAATETLAFALQPQPGGSIVGRVVTSGSGSFVSGVTIHVFFGEEEIASTTTSGSVVKTISGVQYNYEIADVDTGTVTVTAEASGFTPTPASRTVQIESGVTATGVNFAMDSLHTFPTGLQLVSFPWDYSGEDPQDLLGLTSSTWKMATWQTGLQSYAMYPEAPADHFRIGTGYWMNLSAKAELSQEGLAAEDPVTLPLDSGWNLIGCPYQKQIDIYTAKVKEGGTTYTLQQALSEGIVGSSLYVYVLGGYQTVGVLSPYTGYWLKTNAPCSLILSESSGALAAGTKVAQTTPEVSSGWLLRLKTKVGEMQDTATYLGWASGATDGCDFALDEFKPPAPTMGPYVYTAIDNRDWTKNPGDYAVDVRPSGISSTWDLTVYTNQVGARVALTWDDLSSLPNTVRPVLTDTLTGRRVYMRTSTGFVFEASNQPRKLTLTVSAAGVGQLTISPQVAAQTSAGVAISYTLSRPASVEANITNIAGRQIRQITTAAAQTAGVNTLLWDGRDKRGLRVPSGRYLVTVTARTESGQECRAVLPLSIQSR
- the rpsA gene encoding 30S ribosomal protein S1 — protein: MFADDNEDRSENEQPDDENKQEEAGDLEPEEEIGVENWAELAEAGPAEVKPGDIVTGLVAGLNNEGVSVDIGAKLEGLIPRGEFASEADLPQVDDKIDVCIVRIDDEAGIIKVSKRRADFARTWNRLAEAAESGELVDAMVTDRVKGGLRVDVGVPGFIPASQVGTRDVRNLERYVGRSLRLKVLEADRRSKKVILSHRQVVEEEREQRRGETLAKLEEGAVVEGKVRNLTKYGAFVDLGGVDGLLHVSEMSWTRIKDPSEVLKVGDTITVTVLEINPETEKISLSRRQILPDPWKEAARKLRPGQMVKARITRVVRTGAFAQLDEAGIEGFIPISEMSSRRINDPNDVVSVGQAVDLRINDIRVEARRMTLSLSAAEQEKERQEYRDYMKSQKQAPVTLGDRFGDLLQGLDIPSDAPEAEAGTPASEETSSDEQ